The following are encoded together in the Bradyrhizobium algeriense genome:
- the ugpE gene encoding sn-glycerol-3-phosphate ABC transporter permease UgpE — translation MVEHRPLSDIIAYTILTLGIFIVAFPVYLALIASTHDAATVVGGNMPLTPGGHTLDNYYRAIFVGGARAIREPVGQMLMNSFISAIGIAIGKIFISILSAYAVVYFRFPFRKTAFWIIFVTLMLPVEVRIYPTYKVIADLHMLDTYAGLILPLIASATGTLLFRQFFMTIPEELLEASRIDGAGPFRFFWDTLLPLSVTTIAALFVIQFIYGWNQYLWPLLITTQDSMQTIVTGIKKMLYTTDELAEWQLAMATAILAMLPPVAVVVFMQRLFVRGLVETEK, via the coding sequence ATGGTCGAGCACCGCCCGCTCAGCGACATCATCGCCTACACGATTCTGACGCTCGGCATCTTCATCGTCGCCTTTCCTGTCTATCTGGCGCTGATTGCTTCCACCCATGACGCCGCCACCGTTGTCGGCGGCAACATGCCGCTGACGCCAGGCGGCCATACGCTGGACAACTACTACCGCGCCATCTTCGTCGGCGGTGCGCGCGCCATCCGCGAGCCGGTCGGGCAGATGCTGATGAACTCATTCATCTCGGCGATCGGCATCGCAATCGGCAAAATCTTCATCTCGATCCTGTCGGCCTACGCCGTGGTGTATTTCCGCTTTCCGTTCCGCAAGACCGCGTTCTGGATCATCTTCGTCACGCTGATGCTGCCGGTCGAGGTGCGTATCTATCCGACTTACAAGGTGATCGCCGACCTGCATATGCTCGACACCTATGCCGGGCTGATCCTGCCGCTGATCGCGTCCGCTACGGGCACACTGCTGTTCCGGCAATTCTTCATGACCATCCCCGAGGAATTGCTGGAGGCGTCGCGGATCGACGGCGCAGGACCGTTCCGCTTCTTCTGGGACACGCTGCTGCCGCTGTCGGTGACGACGATCGCAGCCCTGTTCGTGATCCAGTTCATCTATGGCTGGAATCAATATCTGTGGCCGCTTCTGATCACCACGCAGGATTCGATGCAGACCATCGTCACCGGCATCAAGAAGATGCTGTACACGACCGACGAACTCGCCGAGTGGCAGCTCGCGATGGCGACCGCCATTCTCGCAATGCTGCCACCGGTCGCGGTCGTCGTGTTCATGCAGCGGCTGTTCGTGCGCGGACTGGTCGAGACGGAGAAGTAG
- the ugpA gene encoding sn-glycerol-3-phosphate ABC transporter permease UgpA, with translation MEKSVVFNNRLLPYLLLVPQLIITFVFFYWPASQAVWQSFLREDAFGLHSEFVGLENYQSLFADPSYYKSMLTTVIFSSLVAALSLSIALLFATQADKNLKAAGGYKTLMIWPYAVAPAVAGVLWIFMFHPTLGTLARPLRWMNFDWNPLLNGNHAMALVVMAAVWKQISYNFLFFLAGLQSIPKSVLEAGAIDGAGPMRRFWTITFPLLSPTTFFLLVVNVVYVFFDTFGIIDAVTGGGPAGATTTMVYKVFADGRLGGDLGGSAAQSVILMVIVIALTAIQFKYVERKVQY, from the coding sequence ATGGAAAAGTCGGTCGTCTTCAACAACAGGCTGTTGCCATATTTACTGCTCGTGCCGCAGCTCATCATCACATTCGTATTCTTCTACTGGCCGGCGAGCCAGGCGGTCTGGCAATCCTTCCTGCGCGAGGACGCGTTCGGATTGCATTCGGAATTTGTTGGGTTGGAAAATTACCAGAGCCTGTTCGCCGATCCCAGCTATTACAAATCGATGCTGACGACGGTGATTTTCTCCTCGCTGGTCGCGGCATTGTCGCTCTCCATTGCCTTGCTGTTCGCGACCCAGGCGGACAAGAACCTGAAAGCCGCCGGCGGCTACAAGACCCTGATGATCTGGCCCTATGCGGTGGCGCCCGCGGTCGCGGGGGTGTTGTGGATATTCATGTTCCATCCCACGCTTGGCACGCTGGCGCGACCGCTGCGCTGGATGAATTTCGACTGGAATCCGCTGCTGAATGGCAACCACGCCATGGCGCTCGTGGTGATGGCCGCGGTGTGGAAACAGATTTCCTATAATTTCCTGTTCTTTCTCGCCGGGCTGCAATCGATCCCCAAAAGCGTGCTGGAAGCCGGCGCGATCGACGGCGCCGGCCCGATGCGGCGGTTCTGGACCATCACCTTTCCGCTGCTGTCGCCGACCACGTTCTTTCTCCTGGTCGTCAATGTGGTCTACGTCTTCTTCGATACGTTCGGCATCATCGACGCCGTCACCGGCGGCGGTCCGGCCGGCGCGACCACCACCATGGTCTACAAGGTGTTTGCCGACGGACGGCTCGGCGGCGATCTCGGCGGCTCGGCGGCGCAATCGGTGATCCTGATGGTGATCGTGATCGCGCTGACCGCGATCCAGTTCAAATATGTCGAGCGCAAGGTGCAGTACTGA